In a genomic window of Cynocephalus volans isolate mCynVol1 chromosome 1, mCynVol1.pri, whole genome shotgun sequence:
- the NCL gene encoding nucleolin isoform X2 → MAPPPKEVEEDSEDEEMSEDEEDDSSGDEVVIPQKKGKKATTAPAKKVVVSPTKKVAVTTPAKKAAVTPGKKAAATPAKKMVTPAKAVVTTGKKGATPGKALVATPGKKGAATPAKGAKNGKNAKKEDSDDEEEDDSEEDEDEDEDEDEDEDEFEPAVMKAAAAAPASEDEDDDDDDEDEEEDDDEEDDSEEEAMETTPAKAKKAAKAVPVKSKSMAEDEEDEEEEDDEEEDEDEDEEEDEEEDDEEEDEEEEEPVKEAPGKRKKEMTKQKAAPEPKKQKVEGTEPTTSFNLFVGNLNFNKSAPELKTGISDVFAKNDLAVVDVRIGMTRKFGYVDFESAEDLEKALELTGLKVFGNEIKLEKPKGKDSKKDRDARTLLAKNLPYKVTQDELKEVFEDAVEIRLVSKDGKSKGIAYIEFKTEADAEKTFEEKQGTEIDGRSISLYYTGEKGQNQDYRGGKNSTWSGESKTLVLSNLSYSATEETLQEVFEKATFIKVPQSQNGKSKGYAFIEFASFEDAKEALNSCNKREIEGRAIRLELQAPRGSPNARSQPSKTLFVKGLSEDTTEETLKESFDGSVRARIVTDRETGSSKGFGFVDFNSEEEAKAAKEAMEDGEIDGNKVTLDWAKPKGEGGFGGRGGGRGGFGGRGGGRGGRGGFGGRGRGGFGGRGGFRGGRGGGGDHKPQGKKTKFE, encoded by the exons ATGGCTCCTCCCCCGAAGGAGGTAGAGGAAGACAGTGAAGATGAAGAAATGTCAGAAGATGAAGAAGATGACAGCAGTGGAGATGAG GTTGTCATTCCTCAGAAAAAAGGCAAGAAGGCTACCACAGCTCCAGCAAAGAAGGTGGTGGTTTCCCCAACAAAAAAGGTTGCAGTTACCACACCTGCCAAGAAAGCAGCTGTCACCCCAGGCAAAAAGGCAGCAGCCACACCGGCCAAGAAGATGGTTACACCAGCTAAAGCAGTGGTGACAACTGGCAAGAAGGGAGCCACACCTGGCAAAGCACTGGTAGCAACCCCTGGTAAGAAGGGAGCCGCCACTCCAGCCAAGGGGGCAAAGAATGGCAAGAATGCCAAGAAGGAAGACAgtgatgatgaggaggaggacGACAGCGAGGAGGATGAGGATGAAGATGAGGATGAAGATGAGGACGAGGATGAATTTGAGCCAGCGGTGATGAAAGCAGCCGCTGCTGCCCCTGCCTCAGAGGATGAGGATGACGACGACGACGatgaagatgaggaggaggatgaTGACGAGGAGGATG aCTCTGAAGAAGAAGCTATGGAGACCACACCAGCCAAAGCAAAGAAAGCTGCAAAAGCTGTCCCTGTGAAATCAAAGAGCATGGCTGAGGATGaagaagatgaggaggaggaggatgacgAGGAGGAAGATGAGGACGAGGATGAAGAGGAAGACGAGGAGGAAGATGatgaggaggaagatgaggaagaagaaG AGCCTGTCAAAGAAGCACCTGGAAAACGAAAGAAGGAAATGACCAAACAGAAAGCAGCTCCTGAACCCAAGAAACAGAAGGTTGAAG GCACAGAACCAACTACATCTTTCAATCTCTTTGTTGGAAACCTGAACTTTAACAAATCTGCTCCTGAATTAAAAACTGGTATCAGTGATGTTTTTGCTAAAAATGATCTTGCTGTTGTGGATGTCAGAATTGGGATGACTAG GAAGTTTGGCTATGTGGATTTTGAATCTGCTGAAGACCTGGAAAAAGCCTTGGAACTGACTGGCTTAAAAGTCTTTggcaatgaaattaaactagagaAACCAAAGGGAAAAGACAGTAAGAAAG ATCGAGATGCAAGAACACTCTTGGCCAAAAATCTCCCCTACAAAGTCACTCAGGATGAATTAAAAGAAGTGTTTGAAGATGCTGTGGAGATCAGATTAGTCAGCAAAGATGGCAAGAGTAAAGg GATTGCTTATATTGAATTTAAGACAGAAGCTGATGCAGAGAAAACCTTTGAAGAAAAGCAGGGAACTGAGATCGATGGGCGATCCATTTCGCTATACTACACTGGAGAGAAAGGTCAAAATCAAGACTATAGAGGTGGAAAGAATAGCACGTGGAGTG GTGAATCAAAAACACTTGTTTTAAGCAACCTCTCCTACAGTGCAACAGAAGAAACTCTGCAGGAAGTCTTTGAGAAGGCAACTTTTATCAAAGTGCCCCAGAGCCAAAATGGCAAATCTAAAGG GTATGCGTTTATAGAATTCGCTTCATTTGAAGACGCTAAAGAAGCTTTAAATTCCTGTAATAAAAGGGAAATCGAGGGCAGAGCCATCAGACTGGAGTTGCAAGCGCCACGGGGATCACCTAATGCAAGAAGCC AGCCATCCAAAACTCTGTTTGTCAAAGGTCTGTCTGAGGATACCACTGAAGAGACATTAAAGGAGTCATTTGATGGCTCTGTTCGTGCAAGGATAGTCACTGACCGGGAAACTGGATCCTCCAAAGG GTTTGGTTTTGTAGATTTCAACAGTGAGGAAGAGGCAAAAGCTGCCAAGGAGGCCATGGAAGATGGGGAAATTGATGGAAACAAAGTTACCTTGGACTGGGCCAAGCCTAAGGGCGAAGGTGGCTTTGGGGGTcgtggaggaggcagaggaggctTTGGAGGCCGAGGTGGTGGCAGAGGAGGCCGAGGCGGATTTGGTGGCAGAGGCCGGGGAGGTTTTGGAG GGCGAGGGGGTTTccgaggaggcagaggaggaggaggagatcaCAAACCACAAGGAAAGAAGACGAAGTTTGAATAG
- the NCL gene encoding nucleolin isoform X1: MVKLAKAGKNQGDPKKMAPPPKEVEEDSEDEEMSEDEEDDSSGDEVVIPQKKGKKATTAPAKKVVVSPTKKVAVTTPAKKAAVTPGKKAAATPAKKMVTPAKAVVTTGKKGATPGKALVATPGKKGAATPAKGAKNGKNAKKEDSDDEEEDDSEEDEDEDEDEDEDEDEFEPAVMKAAAAAPASEDEDDDDDDEDEEEDDDEEDDSEEEAMETTPAKAKKAAKAVPVKSKSMAEDEEDEEEEDDEEEDEDEDEEEDEEEDDEEEDEEEEEPVKEAPGKRKKEMTKQKAAPEPKKQKVEGTEPTTSFNLFVGNLNFNKSAPELKTGISDVFAKNDLAVVDVRIGMTRKFGYVDFESAEDLEKALELTGLKVFGNEIKLEKPKGKDSKKDRDARTLLAKNLPYKVTQDELKEVFEDAVEIRLVSKDGKSKGIAYIEFKTEADAEKTFEEKQGTEIDGRSISLYYTGEKGQNQDYRGGKNSTWSGESKTLVLSNLSYSATEETLQEVFEKATFIKVPQSQNGKSKGYAFIEFASFEDAKEALNSCNKREIEGRAIRLELQAPRGSPNARSQPSKTLFVKGLSEDTTEETLKESFDGSVRARIVTDRETGSSKGFGFVDFNSEEEAKAAKEAMEDGEIDGNKVTLDWAKPKGEGGFGGRGGGRGGFGGRGGGRGGRGGFGGRGRGGFGGRGGFRGGRGGGGDHKPQGKKTKFE, encoded by the exons ATGGTGAAGCTTGCAAAG GCAGGAAAAAATCAAGGTGACCCCAAGAAAATGGCTCCTCCCCCGAAGGAGGTAGAGGAAGACAGTGAAGATGAAGAAATGTCAGAAGATGAAGAAGATGACAGCAGTGGAGATGAG GTTGTCATTCCTCAGAAAAAAGGCAAGAAGGCTACCACAGCTCCAGCAAAGAAGGTGGTGGTTTCCCCAACAAAAAAGGTTGCAGTTACCACACCTGCCAAGAAAGCAGCTGTCACCCCAGGCAAAAAGGCAGCAGCCACACCGGCCAAGAAGATGGTTACACCAGCTAAAGCAGTGGTGACAACTGGCAAGAAGGGAGCCACACCTGGCAAAGCACTGGTAGCAACCCCTGGTAAGAAGGGAGCCGCCACTCCAGCCAAGGGGGCAAAGAATGGCAAGAATGCCAAGAAGGAAGACAgtgatgatgaggaggaggacGACAGCGAGGAGGATGAGGATGAAGATGAGGATGAAGATGAGGACGAGGATGAATTTGAGCCAGCGGTGATGAAAGCAGCCGCTGCTGCCCCTGCCTCAGAGGATGAGGATGACGACGACGACGatgaagatgaggaggaggatgaTGACGAGGAGGATG aCTCTGAAGAAGAAGCTATGGAGACCACACCAGCCAAAGCAAAGAAAGCTGCAAAAGCTGTCCCTGTGAAATCAAAGAGCATGGCTGAGGATGaagaagatgaggaggaggaggatgacgAGGAGGAAGATGAGGACGAGGATGAAGAGGAAGACGAGGAGGAAGATGatgaggaggaagatgaggaagaagaaG AGCCTGTCAAAGAAGCACCTGGAAAACGAAAGAAGGAAATGACCAAACAGAAAGCAGCTCCTGAACCCAAGAAACAGAAGGTTGAAG GCACAGAACCAACTACATCTTTCAATCTCTTTGTTGGAAACCTGAACTTTAACAAATCTGCTCCTGAATTAAAAACTGGTATCAGTGATGTTTTTGCTAAAAATGATCTTGCTGTTGTGGATGTCAGAATTGGGATGACTAG GAAGTTTGGCTATGTGGATTTTGAATCTGCTGAAGACCTGGAAAAAGCCTTGGAACTGACTGGCTTAAAAGTCTTTggcaatgaaattaaactagagaAACCAAAGGGAAAAGACAGTAAGAAAG ATCGAGATGCAAGAACACTCTTGGCCAAAAATCTCCCCTACAAAGTCACTCAGGATGAATTAAAAGAAGTGTTTGAAGATGCTGTGGAGATCAGATTAGTCAGCAAAGATGGCAAGAGTAAAGg GATTGCTTATATTGAATTTAAGACAGAAGCTGATGCAGAGAAAACCTTTGAAGAAAAGCAGGGAACTGAGATCGATGGGCGATCCATTTCGCTATACTACACTGGAGAGAAAGGTCAAAATCAAGACTATAGAGGTGGAAAGAATAGCACGTGGAGTG GTGAATCAAAAACACTTGTTTTAAGCAACCTCTCCTACAGTGCAACAGAAGAAACTCTGCAGGAAGTCTTTGAGAAGGCAACTTTTATCAAAGTGCCCCAGAGCCAAAATGGCAAATCTAAAGG GTATGCGTTTATAGAATTCGCTTCATTTGAAGACGCTAAAGAAGCTTTAAATTCCTGTAATAAAAGGGAAATCGAGGGCAGAGCCATCAGACTGGAGTTGCAAGCGCCACGGGGATCACCTAATGCAAGAAGCC AGCCATCCAAAACTCTGTTTGTCAAAGGTCTGTCTGAGGATACCACTGAAGAGACATTAAAGGAGTCATTTGATGGCTCTGTTCGTGCAAGGATAGTCACTGACCGGGAAACTGGATCCTCCAAAGG GTTTGGTTTTGTAGATTTCAACAGTGAGGAAGAGGCAAAAGCTGCCAAGGAGGCCATGGAAGATGGGGAAATTGATGGAAACAAAGTTACCTTGGACTGGGCCAAGCCTAAGGGCGAAGGTGGCTTTGGGGGTcgtggaggaggcagaggaggctTTGGAGGCCGAGGTGGTGGCAGAGGAGGCCGAGGCGGATTTGGTGGCAGAGGCCGGGGAGGTTTTGGAG GGCGAGGGGGTTTccgaggaggcagaggaggaggaggagatcaCAAACCACAAGGAAAGAAGACGAAGTTTGAATAG